In Gracilinanus agilis isolate LMUSP501 chromosome 1, AgileGrace, whole genome shotgun sequence, the sequence ATCAGCATCCTGGTCTTCCTTTTCGTTGCGAGTgttctgatctccttgggatatcTCTATTATCGGCAGCAGCGAATTAGAAGCTATGAACTGAGGAAAGCCGAAGAGGAAAGGAACATGAAGCTGATCAACTCGGAGGTCAAAGCCTGAGGCTAGAGTTGGCCCCAGCCTTCCCGGAACAAGCACTTTTTGGGGGGAGTCAGAGGGCTAGTTAACCCAGAGGACGAGAAATTCCATGTTGAAGAAAGGAGGTTGCGTCCAAAAGCCTAAAGCCAGGGCTGGGAAACTGCTGGACACTCTTCCTGGGTCTCAGAACAACACGTCAGGCCCTGCTTGATCTCTGGATCCGAAGAGCTAGTTTGAAGCCCCTTTGGAGACCCACATTGGGCTGAACTGGATGTGCCATGCCTCAGGCATGGGAACAGGACTCGGGGGAACCCTGGCATGGGAGTTGTGGGGTGAAGACAATGTGACTGACTACTGATCTCCTGAGTCTGAGAACAGGTCCAGGGATGTATCCAGTGACACTGATATGGGATCATAAGATGGCTCATGAGGAAGCCCAGAAAAGGAAACACTAGCCAAGGACTGCTTCAGCACTTTGGAgctggaaagggaggggagagtttggaataAGATAGAGAAGGGTATCAAGGGTCACCCCTAACTTATTGTCTTCCCATGGAAGATTCCCTACTTCTGCCAACAAAGTTTTGTCTCTGATTCTATTTTGGGGGCAACTAATAGTTTATCTCAAGTCACTATACTCCTGGTCCCCAGGCCCTTTCCACCTTAGACAAGGTGGAAACCAAAAGCTGGGGGAGGATAGGGGAAGGGACTGATTATAAAACAAGACCAGCAGACATACACAGCATTCATATAAGCACAGGctatgaaacacacacacactctctatctctctatctctgtctctctgtctctgtctctgtctgcccctctctctctctctctctctctctctctctctctctctctcccccccccccNNNNNNNNNNNNNNNNNNNNNNNNNNNNNNNNNNNNNNNNNNNNNNNNNNNNNNNNNNNNNNNNNNNNNNNNNNNNNNNNNNNNNNNNNNNNNNNCCCCCCCCCCccgtttctctgtttctctgcctctgtctctctctgtctctgtgtctctgcctttctgtctctgtctgtctctgtctctgtctgtctgtcactgtctctctgtctctcttcctcttctctcagacagagacagaaactgcTTGAAGACTTTCAATGAGGAGAAATCCCATTTTCCCAAAGCACCTTATTCCATTATGGAACTGCTCTGTTTAGGCAGTTCTTCCTCTCATTGAGCCCAAATTTGCCTAATCAGATGTTACTCTTTAATTAAAAATGGCTCTTATTTCATTCCCATTCACACTCTCTTCTCCAAACGGAATACTAAAAATCAATTCTTTCTAGGCATGGTGTTCCATGCTACTAGGAGAGACTGGGGCTGGTGGATTGCTTTGAGTTCTGGAGTTCTGAACTACAgcaaggttgaaaaaaaaaattctcagatgTCCATACTAAGTCCAGCAGCAAGATGAAGCTAAGGAGTAGGGGTCTACAAGCTGCCTAAGGAAAGGTGAACCCACCCAGGTTGGAAACAGAGCAAGTCAGTGGAAGTAACATGCTGAGATCGAGACTGGCTATTGCATTTCTAGCCCAGAGTAAATTGGGAGACAGTTTCAAAAACAAACCAGGCAGCTAAGGGGCTCAggggaatgagagccaggcctagagatagaatgtcctgggttcaaaatttggcctcagacactttctagctatgtgactctgggcaagttatttaaccccaactgcctaccccATTCTTCTgccagtgttgactccaagatggaaagttaagggtttaaaataacaacaacaaagaaaactataTGGCTGGGATGCTAAGATGTTCCTAAAATGAAGCAtccagaaatgaacacaatacTCCCTATATAGCCTGATGTATCAAGGGACAGCATAATTCTCACCTCCCTAGTTGAACTCAATTATAaggttttacatttatctctattcaaTTTCATCTTGTTAGAATTTGTTCAGTGTTCTAGCCTGTCAAAACCTTTTGGAATCCTCTTTCATCCACTGTCTTAGCTAGTATTTTAGCTTCCTTTCCAGagcaaatgttttaaaattttgagcaaattaaataaacttaaaaataaataaaaataaacttaaaagcctttatccaagtcatgaATAAAAATGCTAAGTAGCACTGGGCCAAATGTAGAACTCTAAAGACTCTTTGCTAAAAGCCCACTTCTAAACCAGCATGGAACCATTAATCACTGATCATTGGATCAGGCTATTTAGCTAGCTCTGaatcctcttcattttatgaTGGCCTAGCTCTCTTTTTCCAAACTGGGTGGCTTGGTGCTGGAGTAAACTCACGTGGGTGtggtatattttaataatataatatataataataaaataataattatataataagtGTAAGATATTTTTAGGAGGGGTGTGAGTGTGTTGAGGAgcattataaaaaaatttctcaGTGAAATGAGAAAGCTTGGGCCTagcctaaatttctttttttcatccatGAAAATATCATGACTGtcaaaatgctttgctaaaaccACATATCTCCAGGAGCCCTCTGATGGCTCTTTTAATCTAGTAACCTGgttgaaaaaaaggcaaagaagttAGTTGAACATgacctcttcttcctctgaccctGGATGATCTCTTACCTGCTGGAACATGGGATACTTATCATGTTTTCTGGAGGACAAGTGGCTGCTTCCTGGCCCCATTTTAGGAAGACCCTCATATCCATGACTTATCTCCAGTATTCAGTGggccttcctctctcctttgcaACTTCACCCTCCTGACCACTGCCTCTTCTGGTACTTTTCCCTCTTGGTTTTTATACTTAtccacccccccctttttttttcaagtgaacagttcattttcttttgataactTGCAGAGGGGTGAGGCATTCCTATTCATCAAACCCCTATACTAGCTTTCTTCTAAGAAGCCCACTGGCCTTCACACCCCAGCACACACTCAAATGTTCCCTCTACTGCCACCAGCTACTGTCAAATGTTCACAGAATCCACTTACATACTTGTCCCCACATAGAGTTTCAGGGTCTCCAGTCCTTCTGGTTTATCTGGCTCGATGGCTAGAGCAGGGGCTGGAAGAGGGGGTATACCTAGATGTAAACCCCTCAAACTGTGAGGGATGAGAGAGGATGACTGATCCCTCTTTCTGGCCCCTAACAGAGAGGCCCTCAGAGGGCCAGGGTGGGGCTGTCCATGGCCTTATCTCTGTGCCTTCTGAAAGGCTCCTCAGTCCTGGGCTCCTCGACATGGGGGGACCTTGCCTTCTTGCCTTACTAATCCTGCTTCGGGTAGCCACTGGTTGTGGCCAAGGTGAGAAATGGAAAAGGGTGCAGTGGGTCAGTGGTACCTGGATGGGATGGAGTGGACCAGAAGGCCAAATACCTGAATCTGAGCTTTATCAGCCACTTTCTGTCCATCCTTCTCCAAGAATTCCATAAGCCACAAGAGCtggaggggttggggtgggaggtGAGACTACAAAAGAGGATTGGAACTAGAAGCCTGAATTCTCCTCTCCCTCACtctgtaatttctttcttgacAGTCCTGGAAAAGATCATGGATTAGGCTGCCTGTTGTGGGGATGAAAATTGGAAGCCCTCATCCCCAGACTCCACCTCTGCATTtatctcttcctcccacctccccccacccccaggactGTTCTGTGTCTACTTGTATAGATATCTGGCCTGGCTGGGATAAGGCTATGAGTCTGACTCTCCTTCTGCCTACTCTTTCTTCCTAAAGGACTTCCTTCAGTGCCTCCTTTGCTGGGGATCCCAGAGCATTTCTGAGCTCATATCTGGCCTTAGCAAATGCCCACATTTGTCTGGAATGATGGGAATAAGGGAGAGAATGTCTAGGAAGCTGTTATCTCAGAAAACTGAGCCTTTCTTTCTTCACTGCTCCCTCCACAGAGGTCCATGGGCCCTTCTGGGTTCGAGTCTTGCCAAAAGAGACGAATGTACCTCCTGGCAGCTCTGTTTGGATTAACTGCAGCACAAACTGTGTCCAGCCTGAAGCTTGGGGGTTGAATACTTCTCTGATTCAGGGCAAAACAGAGACAGGGCTCGGCTGGGCTGCTTTCCAGGTGCTGGATGTGAGGGCCTGGGATTCAGCAGCCCAATGCTTCTTCACTTGTGCTGGAGAGACCCAAGAAGCCACTGCCACAATCAAGGCCTACAGTGAGTGGAAGGGGTAAATGGAAATGGCTTAGGACTCTGGGTACTAAGAGAGACAATGACTGAAAATGGATAGGCCCAAGGGAGGCACAATGGTTGGGTTTATTGCATCTCTATCATCCAGTCACTGCCAAATTCCTGAGTATTAGGAGGGCTCTGGGGCTCAGAGATGAGGTGGGTGGCCTGTTGGGCCCCATCACTATTTTCCCCTCTCCTATTTCCCCAGGGCCCCCGCAGAGTGTGGTTTTAGAACAGCCACCCCCCCTTGATGTGGGCACCGAGTTCAAGTTTCGCTGTCATATGTCCTTTGTGTTCCCTCTGGAGAAGCTGACTATAATCCTGAAGCTTGGGGGTCAAGCCCTGTACTCTGTTAACTTAGCTCAATCAGGCTACCGCTCTGAATCAGCCAATGTGACCTGGACTAAGTCGTTCCTACCCCGCCTCCAAGACATGGGCCAGCTCATGTCCTGCCATGCACAGCTTAATCTTACTGGCTTTCTGGTCATTCGAAGCTCCAAGCCAGTGAGGCTGCACTTCCGAGGTGAGGCCAGGACCAAGCAGAAGCAAGAGACATACAAATAAGTGACCCAATTGGTTTCTTATCTAGAGTCTTGATTGGTGGAATTGTGGGGGAGATTTCCCCACTGGCCCAACATGGGAAAGGGCAGGAAGGTACTGGGAAAAGGAGATgtctgggagggaaggaaaaggggatgttggggaagagaaggaggatttGGGGACTCAGAGGAACTTGAAAGGGCAGAGGGAAGTAACCCTTCACCTCATCTCTCTccaccttcctccctcttttctgcAGAGAACCTGATGTCTAAAGTGGTAGCCTGGGTCTCTCTAGGAGCTCTGGCTGGGTTCCTGCTCCTTACAGCTTCTGGTGTGTTTCTCTGGAAGCCCAGGGGGCACCCCACTGGGAGAACTCCTGCTGGGAAAGTCTGATGGACATTGATGTGTCTGACCTCAAGAAATGGCTGggcaaaaaaaaaggcagaaaccTAGCCACAGGTAGTGCCTTTGAACCTACTGCTTCCTAACAGGCTGGGCAGGATCTTTCTGGCACCTCCTTTTCTTGctgccctctctcctctctccccccccacccTCAGCTAGCATCTAGGACCTGCTTAAATTTAGGGAAACTTGACTTCCCTGGGCTCTGTACTCCATCCAGGGACTGTCACAGATTCCAGGTTATTGAGCTCTGGAGACCCACCTGATGGAGAGGAAAGACTTTCTGGTCGAGTCCAGCCACTAGGTTCGAGTCTATCTGTTAGCTGTGaaccttagttttcccatctaacaaataagaataatccctacctcacagggttgttgtgaggaaagtgcttctTAAACCTTAAAGACTAGAAGAATGCTTGAGCTATCACCTCGCCTCCTTTCCCCGCCCCTTCCTCCCCTACCCCGACGCACCTGCGGAGTCCGGGACCACCGTTGGCCGCCCGATGCGTCACCTCCACACCTGTCACTAGGCAGACTCTAGACCACCAGCTTCCTGTTCCCGAGCCAGAGCTGGAGGCCCAGGGGTCTGAATAAGCCCTGTTCCGCCAACGCCTCAAGGGGCCCAATCGCCCCAGGTTGGGAATGGAagatgggtgtgtgtgtgtgggggggttaaCCAGGACTGCCATTCGGTTCTAGGGCCTAGAGGCGCCAGAGCGGGCGGTGCCTCGAGGAGAAGAGAACTCCAGCCGGGTGCCACAGTGGCTTCTCCCCACTAGGCCCCCCAAACTGGAACGCGCTCCCCACCCCCCGCCCCCCCAGCGCCTTATCGAAACGAAGCAGTAGCAGTAAGCGGAGAAGGCGGAGTCGAGTGGGGAGGAACTGAGGCCACATAGGGGGCTAGAGGTTCAGAGGGCCATCGGCTTACCGACCAGACCCTGGGACCCAATTGGCTCGGCTCCCGCGGCGGGGCCGCCCCGATTGGTCCGTTTACGAGCTCACGAGCCCTATGGTTTGCGCGGAGGGCTGGGTGGAAGGGAGCAGGGTGCTGCGCCCAGCCAGGGCTCCAGGTAGGTCCACTCACTACGCGTTGGTTTCTCCCTCGTGTACGGAGCTCAGGGCTCGGCTCTCGCACACAAGAAGCCCTGTGCAGAGAGACATCGATCCTCCCCACGCTTAGTAAATATGGGCACTATAACGAAAAGAGCCGATTTTAGATTCCCACTGACACGATGCGCACTGTACACATGCGCTCGAGCACACTCCGGAatacacgcgcgcacacacatgcacgcacgcgCGCGCGTACACACATACATTCTCACACACACAGCTGTCTCCAGAGGCAACTGCCCTCCTCTTCTTGCTTTTGAGAGCGGGGGCGCAGA encodes:
- the ICAM4 gene encoding intercellular adhesion molecule 4, translated to MTDPSFWPLTERPSEGQGGAVHGLISVPSERLLSPGLLDMGGPCLLALLILLRVATGCGQEVHGPFWVRVLPKETNVPPGSSVWINCSTNCVQPEAWGLNTSLIQGKTETGLGWAAFQVLDVRAWDSAAQCFFTCAGETQEATATIKAYRPPQSVVLEQPPPLDVGTEFKFRCHMSFVFPLEKLTIILKLGGQALYSVNLAQSGYRSESANVTWTKSFLPRLQDMGQLMSCHAQLNLTGFLVIRSSKPVRLHFRENLMSKVVAWVSLGALAGFLLLTASGVFLWKPRGHPTGRTPAGKV